A single Sphingomonas sp. IW22 DNA region contains:
- a CDS encoding ABC transporter ATP-binding protein has translation MTEAAISIRDLCKTYAGGKRALDGVTFDVPRGQVFGLLGPNGAGKSTLINILAGLVNKTGGTASIWGFDIDAHPRNAKASIGIVNQEITFDPFFTPFETLENQAGFYGVPKAKRRSMDLLRAMGLEDKANAYSRTLSGGMKRRLMVAKAMVHSPPVIVLDEPTAGVDIELRRQLWDYVRGLNARGVTVVLTTHYLEEAEELCDRIAIINHGRVVANEPTRALIGMAQEKQVVVTLDRDVTTPPGNACFEKVEVLDERTLAITYRKDRANAGEVLAAITRDGFGIVDVTTREADLEDVFLNLTRAANG, from the coding sequence ATGACCGAAGCCGCCATTTCGATCCGCGACCTGTGCAAAACCTATGCGGGGGGCAAGCGCGCGCTGGACGGCGTGACGTTCGACGTGCCGCGGGGGCAGGTGTTCGGCCTGCTCGGCCCCAATGGCGCGGGCAAGTCGACGCTGATCAACATCCTGGCCGGGCTGGTCAACAAGACCGGTGGCACGGCGTCGATCTGGGGCTTCGACATCGACGCCCACCCGCGCAATGCCAAGGCGTCGATCGGCATCGTCAATCAGGAAATCACCTTCGACCCGTTCTTCACGCCGTTCGAGACGCTGGAGAATCAGGCCGGTTTCTACGGCGTGCCAAAGGCGAAGCGCCGCAGCATGGACCTGTTGCGTGCCATGGGGTTGGAGGACAAGGCGAATGCCTATTCCCGCACGCTGTCGGGCGGGATGAAGCGGCGGCTGATGGTGGCAAAGGCAATGGTCCATTCGCCGCCCGTCATCGTGCTGGATGAACCGACGGCGGGCGTCGACATCGAACTGCGCCGCCAGTTGTGGGATTATGTCCGCGGCCTCAACGCACGCGGCGTGACGGTGGTGCTGACCACCCATTATCTCGAAGAAGCCGAAGAGCTTTGCGACCGTATCGCCATCATCAATCATGGGCGCGTCGTCGCCAATGAACCCACCCGCGCGCTGATCGGCATGGCGCAGGAAAAGCAGGTGGTCGTGACCCTCGACCGCGACGTGACGACACCGCCCGGCAATGCGTGCTTCGAAAAGGTCGAGGTGCTGGACGAACGCACGCTGGCCATCACCTATCGCAAGGACCGCGCGAACGCGGGCGAAGTGCTGGCCGCGATTACGCGCGACGGATTCGGTATCGTCGACGTGACCACGCGCGAGGCGGACCTTGAGGACGTATTCCTCAACCTGACGCGCGCCGCCAATGGCTGA
- the nadB gene encoding L-aspartate oxidase: protein MTSDVLVIGSGAAGLTAALNLADRFSVTVLAKGRLDEGSTAWAQGGIAAVLEPGDTFEHHVRDTIVAGAGLNDRATVEFVVERAPAAIERLAALGVPFNVAENGGNGWHLTREGGHSHRRIVHVDDATGWAVQDALLRAAHAHPNITLVPDMVAIDLATSRHEMRYSGAGHVHGVYAYNRGTGQVDLYTARATILATGGAGRTYQFSTAPRGATGDGIAMAWRAGARVSNMEFMQFHPTCLFHLEVKNFLITEAVRGEGGRLINPTTGKRFMTYYDAERLELAPRDVVARAIDAEIKRFGLDFVHLDISHRGPDFVKAHFPTIHARLSELGIDMTREPIPVVPAQHYTCGGVVVDRDGRTDLPGLYAAGEVSQSGLHGANRLASNSLLECFVFGEAAANHIAAHWDDLPPPPAIRPWDDSRVTDSDEEVVIKQNWTEIRRFMWNYVGIVRTTKRLERAQHRIKMLQEEVADYYGHFRVTPDLIELRNLLQSAELIVRSALHRHESRGLHYTLDYTDTLDAAADTVLIP, encoded by the coding sequence ATGACCAGCGACGTCCTCGTCATCGGGTCGGGCGCGGCGGGGCTGACGGCGGCGTTGAACCTGGCGGACCGCTTCAGCGTCACCGTGCTGGCCAAGGGACGGCTGGACGAAGGGTCGACCGCCTGGGCGCAAGGCGGCATCGCCGCCGTGCTGGAACCGGGCGACACGTTCGAGCATCATGTCCGCGACACCATCGTCGCGGGTGCTGGCCTGAATGACCGGGCGACGGTCGAATTCGTGGTCGAACGCGCACCCGCTGCGATCGAGCGGCTGGCGGCACTGGGCGTGCCGTTCAACGTGGCCGAAAATGGTGGCAATGGCTGGCACCTGACGCGGGAGGGCGGGCACAGCCACCGGCGCATCGTTCATGTCGATGACGCGACGGGATGGGCCGTGCAGGACGCGTTGCTGCGCGCGGCGCACGCGCATCCCAACATCACGCTGGTGCCCGACATGGTCGCCATCGACCTGGCCACCAGCCGCCACGAAATGCGTTATTCGGGCGCGGGGCATGTCCACGGCGTCTATGCCTATAACCGCGGCACTGGGCAGGTCGACTTGTACACTGCCCGCGCGACCATATTGGCGACGGGTGGTGCGGGGCGCACCTATCAATTCTCCACCGCGCCGCGGGGCGCGACGGGGGACGGCATTGCCATGGCGTGGCGCGCGGGCGCGCGTGTGTCGAACATGGAATTCATGCAATTCCACCCGACCTGCCTGTTCCATCTGGAGGTCAAGAACTTCCTGATTACCGAAGCGGTGCGCGGCGAAGGGGGGCGGTTGATCAATCCGACCACCGGCAAGCGCTTCATGACCTATTACGATGCCGAACGGCTTGAACTGGCACCGCGCGATGTGGTCGCCCGCGCGATCGACGCAGAAATCAAGCGTTTCGGCCTGGACTTCGTTCATCTGGACATCAGCCATCGCGGGCCGGATTTCGTGAAGGCGCATTTCCCGACCATTCATGCGCGCCTGTCCGAACTGGGCATCGACATGACCCGCGAACCCATTCCGGTGGTGCCGGCGCAGCATTACACCTGCGGCGGCGTGGTGGTGGACCGTGACGGTCGCACCGACCTGCCCGGCCTGTATGCCGCGGGAGAGGTCAGCCAGTCGGGGCTGCACGGCGCCAATCGCCTGGCGTCGAACTCGCTGCTCGAATGTTTCGTGTTCGGGGAAGCGGCCGCGAACCATATCGCCGCGCATTGGGACGACCTGCCCCCGCCGCCCGCCATCCGGCCATGGGACGACAGCCGCGTCACCGACAGCGACGAGGAAGTGGTCATCAAGCAGAACTGGACCGAAATCCGCCGCTTCATGTGGAATTATGTCGGCATCGTTCGCACCACCAAGCGGCTGGAGCGCGCGCAGCACCGCATCAAGATGCTGCAGGAGGAAGTGGCCGATTATTACGGGCATTTCCGCGTGACCCCCGACCTGATCGAGCTTCGCAACCTGCTTCAATCGGCGGAATTGATCGTGCGGTCCGCGCTGCACCGGCATGAAAGCCGGGGGCTGCATTACACGCTCGACTATACCGACACGCTGGACGCCGCCGCCGACACGGTTCTGATCCCTTGA
- a CDS encoding serine hydrolase: MVLTQFSVLERALTLGGLAPLMLIGAAPQHRDGRITELLPPGYVHKQERPREVVVPAPTPLVTDINGLVGSFGGKVGVAVKSIDAGWMVAKNGDVPMPQQSVSKLWVTLTLLDQVDQGRVRLDDPITVTKEDLTLFHQPIASLLKNGVYNTTVRELVRRAMTMSDNTANDRLLRHVGGPAVVNAFIKRHSLGAIKFGPGERLLQSRTAGLPWRQDYAMGRAFQAARAKLPPNVRQTAFNSYVANPIDGAAAGSIANALTKLKRGELLSPASTQWLIATMESSRTGHARLRASVPPGWKLAHKTGTGQDLMGRTAGFNDVGILTAPNGRSYAVAVMIGDTTRPIRERQKLMQNVVARVVAYHNSEKPQPLLAN; this comes from the coding sequence ATGGTGCTGACTCAATTTTCGGTGCTTGAGCGTGCATTGACGCTTGGCGGACTTGCGCCGCTCATGCTGATCGGGGCGGCCCCGCAGCATCGCGACGGACGCATCACCGAATTGCTGCCGCCCGGTTATGTTCACAAGCAGGAACGACCGCGTGAAGTTGTGGTTCCCGCTCCCACGCCCTTGGTCACCGACATCAACGGCCTGGTCGGCAGCTTTGGCGGTAAGGTGGGCGTTGCGGTCAAAAGCATCGACGCGGGGTGGATGGTCGCGAAAAATGGCGACGTGCCGATGCCGCAGCAATCGGTCAGCAAGCTGTGGGTGACGCTGACCCTGCTGGATCAGGTGGATCAGGGCCGCGTAAGGCTGGACGATCCGATCACCGTCACCAAGGAAGACCTGACGCTGTTCCACCAGCCGATCGCGTCGCTTCTGAAGAACGGGGTCTACAACACCACGGTGCGCGAACTGGTGCGCCGCGCGATGACCATGAGCGACAATACCGCCAATGACCGGTTGTTGCGCCATGTCGGCGGGCCGGCGGTGGTCAACGCCTTTATCAAGCGTCATTCGCTGGGCGCGATCAAGTTCGGTCCCGGCGAGCGCCTGTTGCAAAGCCGCACGGCGGGGCTGCCCTGGCGGCAGGACTACGCCATGGGCCGCGCGTTCCAGGCGGCACGTGCCAAGCTGCCGCCCAATGTGCGCCAGACTGCGTTCAACAGCTATGTCGCAAACCCGATCGACGGCGCCGCCGCCGGTTCGATCGCCAATGCGCTGACCAAGCTGAAGCGCGGGGAGCTGCTGTCGCCCGCCTCTACCCAGTGGCTGATCGCGACGATGGAAAGCTCGCGCACCGGCCATGCGCGCCTTCGCGCCAGCGTGCCGCCGGGCTGGAAACTGGCGCACAAGACCGGCACCGGGCAGGATCTGATGGGGCGTACCGCCGGGTTCAACGATGTCGGCATCCTGACCGCTCCCAATGGCCGCAGCTATGCCGTGGCGGTGATGATCGGTGACACCACTCGCCCCATCCGCGAGCGGCAGAAGCTGATGCAGAATGTCGTCGCGCGGGTTGTCGCCTATCACAACAGCGAAAAACCCCAGCCCCTGCTGGCAAACTGA
- a CDS encoding M3 family metallopeptidase, with amino-acid sequence MKSATGAILFATASLLALSAQANAMTQNQTTAPAAVDPTPMTAEWTGAFDGVPRWDKVKPAMFPAAFERAMAEARAQFVAVRDNPAAPTFANTIEAQERAINAFDRVYPVWGVYNSNLATPEVQAIAAEWNPKLSAFATELSLDPKMFQRVKTLYDKRQTLGLNAQQMRLLERTYRDYVTSGALLNESQKAEVKRINGELAKAYTDFSRKVLADEETAIIIDSEADLAGLPDSFKASLADEAKARGQAGKWAVKNTRSSMQPFLMYAHNRPLREKVYKAYINRGDNGDANDTNATIATILKLRQDRAKVLGFKNHAEYRMDDTMAETPEAAMKLMMSVWPAARARVAEEVADMQKLADQEAAAGKGPKIKIEGWDYRYYAEKVRKAKYDLDEGEVKPYLELNNMVDGMFYAAGRLYGLQFKENTGTIPVFHPDVRTFEVTRGGQTVGVFYLDNFARAGKRSGAWATAYRTRTGLRGERIVLASNNNNFTKGAAGEPTLVSLDDATTLFHEFGHALHSLLGKPYYPGLAGTPRDFVEYPSQVNENWLLTPDVLNRFAKHYKTGQPIPAALVEKIKKAQTFNQGFDTVEYLSSAIVDMKLHNRETPVTDPDAFEREALAEIGMPDEIVMRHRLPQFNHLFSSDAYSAGYYSYLWSETMDADTWAAFEETGDVWNKGVADRFRTVLLETGNETDRKQAYRTFRGRDPDVQALFKRRGFPTQ; translated from the coding sequence ATGAAATCTGCCACCGGCGCGATCCTGTTCGCCACCGCTTCGTTGCTTGCCCTCAGCGCGCAGGCCAATGCCATGACCCAGAACCAGACCACCGCACCCGCTGCCGTCGATCCCACACCCATGACCGCCGAATGGACCGGCGCGTTCGACGGGGTGCCCCGGTGGGACAAGGTGAAGCCCGCCATGTTCCCCGCCGCGTTCGAACGCGCCATGGCGGAGGCACGGGCGCAGTTCGTGGCAGTGCGCGACAACCCCGCCGCCCCCACCTTCGCCAACACGATCGAGGCACAGGAAAGGGCGATCAACGCCTTTGACCGCGTATATCCGGTGTGGGGCGTCTATAACAGCAACCTCGCCACGCCAGAGGTTCAGGCGATCGCCGCCGAATGGAACCCCAAGCTGTCGGCGTTTGCGACCGAACTCAGCCTTGATCCCAAGATGTTCCAGCGGGTCAAGACGCTGTACGACAAGCGCCAGACGCTGGGCCTGAACGCACAGCAGATGCGCCTGCTGGAACGCACCTATCGCGATTATGTCACGTCCGGCGCGCTGTTGAACGAAAGCCAGAAGGCCGAGGTCAAGCGCATCAACGGCGAACTAGCCAAGGCCTATACCGACTTCAGCCGCAAGGTGCTGGCGGATGAGGAAACGGCGATCATCATCGACAGCGAGGCCGATCTGGCCGGCCTGCCCGACAGCTTCAAGGCGAGCCTTGCTGACGAGGCGAAGGCACGCGGGCAAGCGGGCAAATGGGCAGTCAAGAACACCCGTTCGTCGATGCAGCCCTTCCTGATGTACGCGCACAACCGTCCGCTTCGCGAAAAGGTGTACAAGGCGTACATCAATCGCGGCGACAATGGCGACGCGAACGATACCAATGCGACCATCGCCACGATTCTGAAACTGCGTCAGGATCGTGCAAAGGTGCTGGGGTTCAAGAACCACGCCGAATATCGCATGGACGACACGATGGCGGAAACGCCCGAAGCCGCGATGAAGCTGATGATGTCGGTCTGGCCCGCCGCCCGCGCGCGCGTGGCAGAGGAAGTGGCCGACATGCAGAAGCTGGCCGATCAGGAAGCCGCCGCCGGCAAGGGGCCGAAGATCAAGATCGAGGGCTGGGACTACCGCTACTACGCCGAAAAGGTCCGCAAGGCGAAGTACGACCTCGATGAAGGAGAGGTGAAGCCGTATCTTGAGCTGAACAACATGGTCGACGGCATGTTCTATGCCGCCGGTCGCCTGTACGGCCTTCAGTTCAAGGAAAATACCGGCACCATCCCGGTCTTCCACCCCGATGTCCGCACGTTCGAAGTGACGCGCGGCGGCCAGACGGTCGGCGTGTTCTACCTCGACAATTTCGCGCGTGCGGGCAAGCGGTCGGGCGCATGGGCCACCGCCTATCGCACGCGCACGGGCCTGCGCGGCGAACGCATCGTGCTGGCGTCGAACAACAACAACTTCACCAAGGGCGCGGCGGGTGAGCCGACGCTGGTCAGCCTGGACGATGCGACCACGCTGTTCCATGAATTCGGCCACGCGCTGCACAGCCTGCTGGGCAAGCCTTATTATCCCGGCCTTGCCGGCACGCCGCGCGACTTCGTCGAATATCCCAGCCAGGTGAATGAAAACTGGCTGCTGACCCCCGACGTGCTGAACCGCTTTGCCAAGCATTACAAGACGGGTCAGCCGATCCCGGCGGCGCTGGTGGAAAAGATCAAGAAGGCGCAGACCTTCAACCAGGGCTTCGACACGGTCGAATATCTGTCGTCGGCGATCGTCGACATGAAGCTGCACAACCGGGAGACGCCGGTGACCGATCCCGACGCGTTCGAACGGGAGGCGCTGGCCGAAATCGGCATGCCGGACGAAATCGTGATGCGGCACCGCTTGCCGCAGTTCAATCACCTGTTCTCGTCCGACGCCTATTCAGCGGGCTATTACAGCTATCTCTGGTCGGAAACGATGGACGCCGACACCTGGGCCGCGTTCGAGGAAACGGGCGACGTCTGGAACAAGGGTGTGGCCGACCGTTTCCGCACGGTGCTGCTCGAAACCGGCAACGAAACCGACCGCAAGCAAGCCTATCGCACCTTCCGCGGCCGCGACCCCGATGTGCAGGCGCTGTTCAAGCGTCGCGGTTTCCCGACACAATAA
- the dinB gene encoding DNA polymerase IV, which yields MDAFFASVEQRDAPELRGRPVAVGHGAARGVVAAASYEARAFGVRSALPSVTAIRRCPDLIFVRPRFEVYRAVSRQIHGIFADYTDLIQPLSLDEAYLDVTHNRRGIETAWATAREIRARIREETGLTASAGISYNKFLAKLASDHRKPDGQFAVTPDMGADWVAGLPVERFHGVGPVTAAKMKRLGIHTGADLRDRPMAFLVANFGSSAEWYHRIARGQDDRPVNPNRNRKSSGSETTFSRDLTDPAAIEAELIGQADEVWDWCVSRETWGRTVTVKARYSDFRQVTRSRTTPAPVRSREQLHATARALIATLYPLERGLRLVGVTVSNFGEGEGDDAPSLFD from the coding sequence ATGGACGCCTTTTTCGCGTCGGTCGAACAGCGCGATGCGCCCGAATTGCGCGGACGCCCGGTGGCGGTCGGGCACGGTGCGGCGCGCGGCGTGGTCGCGGCGGCAAGCTATGAGGCACGGGCATTCGGCGTGCGATCCGCGTTGCCGTCGGTCACGGCCATTCGTCGCTGTCCCGACCTGATCTTCGTGCGGCCGCGCTTCGAAGTGTACCGCGCCGTCAGCCGCCAGATCCACGGCATCTTCGCCGACTATACCGACTTGATCCAGCCGCTGTCGCTGGACGAGGCCTATCTGGACGTGACGCACAACAGGCGCGGCATCGAAACCGCCTGGGCCACCGCGCGCGAGATCCGCGCGCGAATTCGTGAGGAGACAGGGCTGACCGCGTCGGCGGGCATTTCGTACAACAAGTTTCTCGCCAAGCTGGCATCCGACCATCGCAAGCCCGACGGGCAATTCGCGGTGACACCCGATATGGGCGCCGACTGGGTGGCCGGATTGCCGGTCGAGCGGTTTCACGGCGTCGGCCCGGTGACGGCGGCCAAGATGAAGCGGCTGGGCATCCACACCGGGGCCGACCTGCGCGATCGCCCGATGGCGTTTCTGGTCGCCAATTTCGGCAGTTCCGCCGAATGGTATCACCGGATCGCGCGCGGGCAGGATGACCGGCCCGTCAATCCCAACCGCAACCGCAAATCGTCAGGCAGCGAGACGACCTTCTCACGCGACCTGACCGACCCCGCGGCGATCGAGGCGGAACTGATCGGGCAGGCGGACGAGGTGTGGGACTGGTGCGTCTCGCGTGAGACATGGGGACGCACGGTGACGGTAAAGGCGCGCTACAGCGACTTTCGACAGGTCACGCGCAGCCGCACCACCCCCGCGCCGGTGCGAAGCCGCGAACAACTCCACGCGACCGCCCGCGCATTGATCGCCACGCTCTATCCGCTTGAGCGCGGACTGCGGCTGGTGGGTGTGACGGTTTCGAACTTTGGCGAAGGCGAGGGCGACGATGCGCCCTCGCTGTTCGACTGA
- a CDS encoding lipopolysaccharide biosynthesis protein, protein MTATTPDPARPDDDIAALAKGGRTNVLGFVLRLAARLPFLFIAGRVYGPEIVGRFAIAVLVVELAALLATLGLKRGLAQALAKTDRPHAHVVWDAIAVALILSLIASAVLFVFPQIMYPNSEVIGFERLLPLVVFAVACSDISLAALAYRLNVKAAVTARAVVEPWTISIAAWLLSYVSARDGLIIAYVLSMIAALIASLVPFIRSYGLPTGWRPHLTPMFALARANAPLAGADAIEWGTRNVDRFILGLVFPPTVVGIYYMAQQVASLPQKLKTSFDPVLGPVITARLAVNDRAAVAAQIRQVGFWIMAAQAGLALIGGIPAEGVMGVVGPEFVAGAGALCFLLVAEVLAANGAVAESGLVYIARHRNLMVSIAIIGVQVALTFALLFVARSLAWPEGWAAAMPAVALAMSLALGSVVKAWLAARLLGAPVSAWRWPFVWAVLATSIVGWAFVQLPPELEWAELMIGIPTMLLVYCAIIWRWAFKQEDRALFHRTSA, encoded by the coding sequence GTGACAGCCACCACCCCCGACCCCGCTCGCCCCGACGACGATATCGCTGCGCTGGCGAAAGGCGGGCGCACGAATGTGTTGGGATTCGTGCTGCGGCTGGCGGCGCGGTTGCCGTTCCTGTTCATCGCGGGCCGCGTCTACGGCCCCGAAATCGTCGGCCGGTTCGCCATCGCGGTGCTGGTGGTCGAACTCGCTGCGCTGCTCGCAACGCTGGGGTTGAAGCGCGGACTGGCGCAGGCGCTGGCAAAGACCGACCGACCGCACGCGCATGTCGTGTGGGATGCGATCGCGGTGGCGCTGATCCTGTCGCTGATCGCCAGTGCCGTGCTGTTCGTCTTTCCGCAGATCATGTACCCCAACAGCGAGGTGATCGGGTTCGAGCGCCTGTTGCCGCTGGTGGTGTTCGCCGTTGCCTGTTCCGACATTTCGCTGGCGGCGCTGGCCTATCGCCTGAACGTCAAGGCGGCGGTAACGGCGCGCGCGGTGGTGGAGCCGTGGACGATCAGCATCGCGGCGTGGCTGCTTTCCTATGTCTCGGCGCGTGACGGGCTGATCATCGCCTATGTCCTGTCGATGATCGCGGCGCTGATCGCCAGCCTGGTGCCCTTTATCCGCAGCTATGGCCTGCCTACGGGCTGGCGCCCGCATCTGACGCCGATGTTCGCACTGGCGCGCGCCAATGCGCCGCTGGCCGGTGCGGATGCCATCGAATGGGGCACGCGCAATGTCGACCGCTTCATCCTGGGCCTGGTGTTCCCGCCCACCGTGGTCGGCATCTATTACATGGCGCAGCAGGTCGCATCGCTGCCGCAAAAGCTGAAGACCAGTTTCGATCCCGTGCTCGGCCCCGTCATCACCGCGCGGCTGGCGGTGAATGATCGTGCGGCGGTGGCGGCACAAATCCGCCAGGTGGGTTTCTGGATCATGGCGGCACAGGCGGGGCTGGCACTGATCGGCGGCATTCCGGCAGAGGGCGTGATGGGGGTTGTCGGCCCCGAATTCGTCGCCGGGGCCGGGGCGCTGTGCTTCCTGCTGGTGGCCGAAGTGCTGGCCGCCAATGGCGCGGTCGCTGAATCGGGGCTGGTCTATATCGCGCGCCATCGCAACCTGATGGTGTCGATCGCGATCATCGGGGTGCAGGTGGCCCTGACCTTTGCCCTGTTGTTCGTCGCGCGTTCGCTGGCCTGGCCTGAAGGCTGGGCAGCGGCGATGCCCGCAGTCGCGCTGGCGATGTCGCTGGCGCTGGGATCGGTGGTGAAGGCGTGGCTGGCCGCGCGGCTGTTAGGCGCGCCGGTATCGGCATGGCGCTGGCCGTTCGTGTGGGCGGTGCTGGCAACCTCGATCGTCGGCTGGGCCTTTGTCCAGTTGCCGCCCGAACTGGAATGGGCCGAGCTGATGATCGGCATTCCGACGATGCTGCTGGTCTATTGCGCCATCATCTGGCGCTGGGCGTTCAAGCAAGAGGATCGGGCGCTGTTCCATCGCACATCCGCCTGA